One Papio anubis isolate 15944 chromosome 9, Panubis1.0, whole genome shotgun sequence genomic window carries:
- the ETFRF1 gene encoding electron transfer flavoprotein regulatory factor 1 isoform X2 codes for MKMANSLRGEVLKLYKNLLYLGRDYPKGADYFKKRLKNIFLKNKDVKNPEKIKELIAQGEFVMKELEALYFLRKYRAMKQRYYSDTNKTN; via the exons ATGAAAATGGCCAATTCTTTAAGAGGAGAAGTactaaaactttataaaaat CTGCTGTATCTTGGACGAGACTATCCAAAAGGAGCAGACTATTTTAAAAAGCGTTTGAAGaacattttccttaaaaacaaagaTGTGAAGAATCCAGAGAAGATCAAAGAACTTATTGCACAGGGCGAATTTGTAATGAAAGAGCTAGAAGCCTTGTACTTCCTTAGGAAATACAGAGCTATGAAACAACGCTATTATTCAGATACCAACAAAACTAATTGA